One Gossypium arboreum isolate Shixiya-1 chromosome 13, ASM2569848v2, whole genome shotgun sequence genomic window, tgaaatattattAGTGCTATATTTCTGTTACGTACACCAATTATCTAACTGAAATTAACAAAAAGTAATttattaatagtattttaaaatttaaatagatttaataaattgaataacTGAAATGAATAAgctattaaaaagaattaaagcTATAAAGAAGaagtaatattttattttatgattttactCAGTAAATTGAATTACTATTATTTAAGCCTCACGCATACAGTGGTAGTGCCTGTAAATTTTTTaggataaaattaaattatatatttttacgatagtaaaaatataattttattattttaataacttatatctatataatttttaaagagttaaatcaaatttttattatttttaaggaatcagaatataattttattattattaatttaaaattttataaattataaagaatttaaattaaaattttaatattttaaaggaGGGCAGAGCACCTTGGTGGAAAGTTAAGTGCCAAGCTCTAAGCATAAAATGAAATTAAGATGTAAGGTAAAATTAAGAAGGGTAGGTTTCGTATTTATTATGAGGACCAGGAGATAGCGGTGGTAGATATATCATCTCATAAAAGCAGTGTCGTTTAACttacaaaatattatttattttgatttattaatttttgcagttttattttatttctcacaAAAAGGAGTATAACAAATTTAATAAtgtgaaggtttttttttttaacatgtaCATTAAATTCATAAGCGATAAATTCCTCTCTAAGACCTCGTAATAACGCCCTGATGAATATAATAAGAGTTGCAAACCCTGCCCCGATCCTTTGGGCTTCTTATAAATTACAATTAAACTTCCCCTCTCTCTTCTAATATATTATGTTCTTTTTGTTTATTATGTATAAATCGATGTCAACTTATGTTGGTTGCTTGTTGAAAATGTGTTTGTCATCTGGTATTTGGCTAATTATCGCAACAAATaagaatattttaatatataaaatatttaatgctCACCAACAACCTCACCTACTCCACTCCCTTGCAACGAAATGGCTGGCTCACCCAAGCCCATACCctcctcttttttctttttctttttttcctaaaGAACAGATCCCAACCTTTTAAATACTATTTAAGTGATGTAGGTCATGTGAAGGAAAATATTTATATAACaaaataagaaattatttaattgagtgAAACTTTTATATtctacaaataaaataaatacttaaaaaatatatgttaattttttaaaattacttgtaaaataaataaaagaaatatattaagTATATTAATTACTCACCtaaaaatattgatataaaaattaaatgtacGTCAAATGTTTTAGAttgaatattataattttaaaattattaaatataaaaatttaaaacatttagaATAATAATGAAcatgaaaaatttatattataataattttattgtttttaataattGAGAGAAGGAAATAagttaaatattcataaaatataaatccaacaaTCCAAAATTCAAAGCTCACCAACTTAATCCGGAGCACACACATGACAGCAACCACGACCACAAGCCCCACCTAACCAAGGCCTGCGACAGCCCCATTTCAAATCTCCCCCCCTCTTTCTCTATAAAGTTCGTTCCCTTAATTTCAGTTCACCCACCAGTTTATTGCCGAagtaaagaaagaagaaataaacTCAAAGCCAAATGGATCTCCTCTTCTTGGAGAAGGCCCTCCTGGGCCTTTTCGTGGCGGTGGTACTAGCCATCACCATCTCTAAACTTCGTGGCAAGCGGTTCAAGCTCCCTCCTGGACCATTACCCGTGCCGGTGTTCGGCAACTGGCTCCAAGTGGGTGATGACTTGAACCACCGCAACTTGACAGATTTGGCCAAGAAATTCGGTGACATATTTTTACTTCGAATGGGACAGCGTAATCTGGTGGTGGTGTCTTCACCTGAGCTAGCCAAAGAGGTGCTCCACACGCAGGGAGTGGAGTTCGGCTCAAGAACTAGGAACGTAGTGTTTGATATATTCACGGGTAAGGGTCAAGACATGGTTTTCACGGTGTACGGAGAGCACTGGAGGAAAATGAGGCGGATCATGACGGTACCATTTTTTACCAACAAGGTTGTGCAGCAGTACAGGTTTGGATGGGAGGACGAGGCTGCTCGTGTAGTGGAGGACGTGAGGAAAAATCCCGAGGCAGCCACCAACGGAATCGTTTTGAGGAGAAGATTGCAGCTGATGATGTACAACAACATGTACAGAATCATGTTCGACACAAGATTCGAGAGTGAGGATGATCCTttgtttgttaggctcaaggctTTGAACGGGGAGAGGAGCCGGTTGGCTCAGAGTTTTGAATACAATTACGGGGATTTTATTCCCATCTTAAGGCCCTTCCTCAGAGGATACTTGAAGATCTGTAAGGAGGTTAAGGACAGGAGGTTGCAGCTCTTCAAGGACCATTTCGTCGAAGAGAGGAAGTATGTATCaagttgtttctttttctttttcctgttTTTGGGCAAACACGTTGGTGTTAGAATTGAGTAAACAGCACAATTGAATGATGTGGCTGAAATTCATTTCAGGAAACTTGGAAGCACAAAAAGCATGAACAACGATGGATTGAAATGTGCCATAGATCATATTTTGGATGCTCAACAGAAGGGGGAAATCAATGAGGACAACGTTCTCTACATTGTCGAGAATATCAATGTTGCCGGTATGTTATATGCTCTgtctgtcctgtcctgtcctgtTCTGTCTTAGCCACTTTAGTTTTTACCTCAACTCTGCTAATCAATCCTGTCCTGCCTTATGGATATTTTATATTTGATGCATTCATTACAAATGCataaatgtaaatattttaagaagTTGGCCATTACAGTTACAGGCATGTTAATAAATTAGGACTACTATCTTCGTTATAGCCGTAATTAGTATTACTGTTAGGGAAATATGTCGTGAGTTTAGCATACAGTTTCTGCCACAGCTACTCTTTAATAGCGCGTCTAATTGATTTTActcaattttgaaataaaattaaaatttgacttcaacttcttgtgaaatttatgaaattgaaAAGAATGAAAGAGAAAATAGGATGGATACTtcttttaatcatttttctttagactaatttgaaaaacaaCTAAGTGAAAATTGGTGGGTTTTGTTTGTTTTAGTCACTACTTGGGGTACGGGGGACAAGTTATCGTAACAAAAATTATTGAGTTAGAATTTGTTGTGTTCTACAGCAATTGAGACGACACTGTGGTCGATCGAGTGGGGCATTGCGGAGCTGGTGAACCACCCTGAAATCCAGAAGAAGCTGCGGCATGAACTTGACACTGTTCTAGGACCTGGTAACCAGATCACTGAACCTGACACCCACAAACTCCCCTACCTTCAGGCTGTGATCAAGGAGACTTTAAGGTTACGAATGGCAATTCCTCTACTCGTGCCCCACATGAACCTGCATGATGCGAAATTGGGTGGCTATGATATCCCTGCTGAGAGCAAAATCTTGGTAAATGCATGGTGGCTTGCCAACAACCCTGCTAACTGGAAAAATCCCGAAGAATTTAGGCCTGAAAGGTTCTTTGAAGAGGAAGCCAAGGTTGAGGCCAATGGTAATGATTTCCGCTACCTCCCCTTTGGCGTGGGGAGAAGAAGTTGCCCAGGAATTATTCTTGCATTGCCCATCCTTGGTATTACTTTGGGTCGATTGGTACAGAATTTTGAGCTCTTGCCTCCCCCTGGGCAATCTCAAATTGATACCACGGAGAAAGGTGGACAGTTCAGTCTTCATATTTTGAAGCATTCCACCATTGTTGCTAAGCCAAGGCAATTTTAACTTGTTCTCTTCTATCCATTTTAGTGAACTCTTGAAAGACAGTATGAAACATTATTCAGTTGAAAATATTTGTGAGGTGTGACAACGTAAATCCATGAATCAATCAAGATTTGCAATAAGATTAATATTTTCCCTTCCACGCGCTACTTGTATATTGGTTATTGTTTTGTTGTTCTCTTAATAGTTATACtagtttaatattatttatttgaacATGCATATCTCCCTATTAATTTTGGGCAAATCTATATGCTAGGCGATTACTGGTTTAAAATTATGTGGCTGATACCAAAATTATTACAGTGTTATTCTATAAAGGGATAAAAACTCCCTCCAAGTAATGCGTGAATGAGTGTGAAGTGCCGAAGTTGAGTAAGAAACGGTATAAGAAACGGTAATCAGAATGGGTTTAAGGGCGACTCTTTCACTAGGACTCAGCTACGGTAATCTACCGCAGATAGATACTCATTCATTCAGTACTCTGATGCTAGCTATGTATATAGTTAcatcaaaaaataaaatagaaagggGGTGATGTACTGGGAGCAAAATATTCATTGAAAACTCCAGTTTGTCTGTGTGTACATCTGTAATCGTACGTATTGATTCTGATGCATCACAGATATTAGTAGAAAGGCAAGTGTAGAAGTAGTACACAGGAGGAGAGACTAGAAAGTAGAAAGCAGAAAGCACTTTtctgattttcttttcttttttcaccCAGCACTGCAGTAGAACAATACCAAATAAACCAGAaattattatcacatatgtacTACTGCCACTGCCACCAATCAAGCTCAACTCCCAAGCTAAGTTAGGTTGCCCTGTCCACAGCTTTCAGGCAACCCAACTATGAAATTCCAGCATCTTGTACTATATATATCAATGCTTGCCGGCACAATGGACAGGAGGAGTTTGACAACAGCCATGTGTCTATACACATAGCATGGAAAACATGGCTGCACTTTGGGACAAGTCTGACTTTCTCGCCTTCTGCAAAATCTCCAAGGCAAATTGAACAATCTGTCACTGTAAGATTTAGTCCTGATTCATATGCCGTGGCTGGAATCTGGCTCAATGCACTCTTTGTGAGGCCTGTACTGGTTGAAGGCAGTTCATCGAGTGCTGGGATTTGCTCTGAGGTCCATAAACCAAAGCTGTAGCCACATCGTACAACATAGCGGATAGCTGAATTCAGCCCAAGAGCACAAATCAGTGCACACAGCAAAGCTGCCAGGACTATCACCATGTTGTCGTTAAAATTGGACTCATTGTTGTAGGTCCCAACTACGCTGTTTAAACTGCTGGGCGGCATCGCGGTTTCCATATCTAGGAACAGCCGATGTGGGCGTTGTTGAGGAGTCACCATGGCTTGTTTATGAACAACTTGTTAATGTTTGGGTTAAGGTGGGTAGGTGAAAAGCTTTTGGGCTACAAATATGCTGGCTGGCAATGCTCCTCTCCTCTCTCAATGCCTTTctttcatagataaatttcacTTACCTTAGCTGAGCTGAGCTGAGCTCCACTGCTATTGGTCACTGATATTAATGGTCCTTGTGCATGAAAATCTTGTTGCCTTTGGTCCCAAATTAGCTAAAGCTGAAAATCTTAGCACTAGGAGAGATATTTTTAGTGTTCCACGAGTATCTATCCTATCCACCTGCTGGGTTTTAAATGAAATTACTAAAAGTTttatattgaattattaattttataagagcgaaaaatatatttcttttattaattaaaagtaaaaaaattgttGATGACAGTTGAATTTATGCATAATATCCtctaattcaataaatttaaaaaaaatgattagACACCAAATATAAATATCACAACATTCAATATAATTTATATCCAATATAAATAATGAgtaattttataagtttgaatAGAAAAGTCAATTTAAAAGTGAAAAACTGATTGTTTAATATAACTCGAGTGAACTCATATTTCTATAATTATAGTATAAATATTAAATGTTAATCCCATTAATACGGTGTTTGGACTGGGGCAGAAAACTACCCGTTGAATGGTTAAGAGTGACGGCTTACTTACAGGCTTCCGGGCAAGGCGATGCCATTCATTCATTCTTCAATTGAGTTGCAGTGCATTGCACAGACAAACTAATAGGAAAAGAATTAAAAGGCAGGCACAGACAGCATTCATTTCATCAACGTGTCAAGCAGAAGGGCAAATCCCTTCTTTTCCTTCTGTAAAAAAACTTAAATTCCCGGAAAAAATATACAACGATCATATAAtcaaaaaaaattttggttcATCCTTTGGATAAGGTAGGATAGGATCCGATGGTGATTCAATCCAATTACACAAACAAATAACAACCATTGCAAGGTGGTGATGGAAACTCAGGATCCGCAATCTCAACCATGCCCATTGCCAATCCACCACTCCCGCCATCAAATTCAGCCGATACCAGCTGTGCATTCATGACGAGAGGACCCAGGAGGGCCCACTCGGAGGTGTTCTTCCGCTTGACTAACCATGACATGTCCCTCTTTATGATGGATCCTATGAACGCCGGAGGATCCAACGAGGCGTCGACGACCTTTTCTCAACCTACATTGACCTCGACAAGCTCAACTCCTCCGACGCTGCACTGACGGACTCACAAATCTACTACAGATCCTTCTGAGGTGGAGAAGCTGTCGTCATCCTCCTCCAGACCTAGACACAGGCACAGTAATTCCGTTGACGGCGAAGTTATGGAAGCCAAGAAAGCTATGCCTCCTGATAAGTTGGCTGAACTCTGGAACATTGATCCCAAACGTGCTAAAAAGGTTCcttcttcctttccttttcaataaCATTTCGATTTTGCATCAATCAAAATGTTTGGACAATTGCAAATTGTTTCTTTTGCTTTTTTCAACAAATTTCAATGAATTATCACTTACCACTGTATTAGGCGTTATCCCAAGCAAAACGTATTTGTGAATAAATTGAATGCTCCAATAGAAAAAAGAAGCCCATCTCCtttaaatttcattaattttatgtgataaaaacGAACTGAAaccattacttttttttttaattaaggatttttcttttttctttttcctggACAAGTACTTTATTTTTAAGTAACATACCATTTTTTTGcatctatttttctcttctttcaaaGGACAAAATTTTCCTTCCTAGTAAAGTAATGCATGAGTTCACTTTAAGTTGATTAAACAAAATCTAATTAACATCCATGATGCCTATTACTTGATCAAGATCTGAGTATATTGCTCGGTTAGTCTCCCTTCaagtaattatatatttatctaagtaatGTTTAAAAAGTCCGCTGATAATTAGATTTGGGCATAATTATATTGTGTATAGGTAATCATTGTAATTGataaatttttctaaatttagGCGTAATTGGAGCACTTAATTAGTTTGTAAGTTCAGCTTTTTACAAGATTCGAGGAAAACTAGGAGTTTGTCGAAGTTGTTCAAGAGTCAGTGTGATGGGTGAATATTGTAGTATAGGCTGTTTGTATTAGTTGTTAAGTCAGTTGTTAGTTAGCTTAGTTAGTTTCAGTTGTTGTATTGTTTGTTATTTTGTTAAGATACAGTTGTGCAGGAAGTTGGATTAGGTCTTTTATTAGAATCGACTATACTTTATGGCTACTATCATTCTTTGAATCTAAAGTAAGCTAGTCTCATTTAGGATATTATAGCTTTGATTAACAAAAACAAGTATATATCCTTTTCTCTATTTCTTCTTAGTCTTTGTAGGGTTTTGTAGTTGTTTTCAACCGTGCATTATTGAATATTTGACAAACCATAACCATAACATGGTCTTATTAATTTGATAGATAGAAATTTCTACACTGAGATTGTATATATAGGTAGAGGAAACTCTACATAACACGCTTGCAATGGCAGTGCCAGGTTGAGTCTGATCAGTTCACCCTGCAGAAGCAGCAAAATCATGCTTTTAGTTGTGTAAGTTTAAACTCAATCATTTAACAACTAATACAAAAGAGAGAGAgataagagagagagagagagacttGGAGCAATCGACATCAGGGGTGACCTTGTAGGGACAAGTAGTTCCACATTTTGCAGGGATCTCATTAACACGGTCGTAGTTGAGTCCAGGGATTTTTGCAGCACCTTCTTTAATACAGTTACATTTCTTCCTGCGGTCTTCGGTGGTTTTGGCAGCCGCGTCCAGAGTTTTAATACCCGTACAGCAACTTGGAGCCACTGTCCCTCCAAAAACCCCATAGTTAATGCACGGAATAAGGAGGAATGTGACCTGTTCGCATGTTATGGCTGCACCTACACAATGATGAGGCACCAACATGGAAACTGTAAGCAACAGCATCATCAATCCCATCTTTGCCTTCCCAGACCGGCCCATCCTTCCCTAAGTTTGTGTTTACTGACAACTTTTGCTGCTTAATTTGTTATGTTATGCAGATCCGTACTTACTGGACCTCTACTCCTCTACCCTTTATATAGAGAGAGCGTACTTGGATTGGGgctgctcttttttttttcttcttttctcgcATGCGTCAAATTGAAGGCGATGAGGAGCAAGATTTTCCGGTTACAAACAAGCATATTGTTGGCATTAGCGGCAAGAATATTCAAACTGGAAGATATCTCTTTTACGTATGTTCATATATGATGATTGATGGTTAGCTGAAAATCAAATTACAAGACTTCTTAACATGTGCTGGAATAGCGATAGTGTTCATCTCCATATTGGTCTCATCCTCCAACTATCTTCCCTCAAATTTctttatttaaaagttaaaaaagtagatttaaaatttagttgatatattttattttcaataatttactttttatattttcaGATTTGAAAATTCAGATTCAGTTGTTACTaccattaaattaaaaaaaactcacAATAGGAGCTATGTATTAAAAAGATCACATTGTAATGAATTTGAATTTGACAAAAATTTGAATGgtattaacaattttaaaattccacatgaaaattttgatcaaaataaattatttaaacaaatcaatgaaattttaaaagttaagataacttaaaaattaaagtataaatattaaatctcaaatttcaagagacaaaattaaaattaaattattattatataattaaaaaattgtgTCACGTAACTGGTAGTGAATATTCTTTGGTGTCAAATATCTTTgtgttatattattatatttatatcaGGATTATTGAATTAGGTACAAATTGTCTTCAGTCTTGTTATGGTTCTCATCCCTATATTTgagatttaattattatttttgggtAATATTTTGTCCCTAGATTTTATAATAGCTAATCCAAGTAATTTATATACTTAAATGTTTTCATTAAACGTTAATATGAATGTTTTCTCAAAAGCATTCATTTAAATTTGTcatgataaaataaattttatttgttggaacaatattaattatttaaaatggcTAATGAATTATGAAGGTAGACCAAATTATGTCAAAAACTAAAGTATAGAGAATATATTCCAAATTTCATTATAGTGTAGGGGCCAAACTGATATTTTATCATCTCTTGTATTTTATGTCTGAGGATGGAAAATAATCATTTCTCgtattttctttcttcttatttTTCTTCCATATCAAACACACTTAaagtttattttcttaatttttactTTTCTAGTCCCTCCTATACCCCAAGACTTTGCTTGGTAGACTGGAATGAAAATTAGAAAGATGAGAAATTGAGGAGATAGAAAACTAGAAGgatgaaaaacataaattttctttccatAGGTGTGCTTTGGTAGGAGAAAtgaaaaaatggaaagaaaatgtATGGTAGAGGTGAAAatggaaggaaagaaaacaaaacatttgaaaaatacataattttCAATTAACATAcgcatctttttcattttctcttttattattcCAATTTGGAAAGAGGAAggaaaattaattttagtttGCTTAGTAGGGAAGAAAATTGAGAGGGAAGAAAATAGAAGGGATGATGAGAGATATGtgtatattaattcaaaattatacattttcatcCCAATATATTAATATCAATCATTCCAAATTGAAATGATTAGAGGAGATAAAATGaaagagatatatatatattaattcaaaattatacatttttcaattagtttatttttatttcatttttcgaCCCTATCAAACaatagagagaaaaataaaatttcttatcattcTTCTATCTTTCCTATTAAACacacatataaaaatttatttttcatatttctaATTTTCTACCTCCCATATTTGTTATCCATTTTATT contains:
- the LOC108486152 gene encoding trans-cinnamate 4-monooxygenase, which gives rise to MDLLFLEKALLGLFVAVVLAITISKLRGKRFKLPPGPLPVPVFGNWLQVGDDLNHRNLTDLAKKFGDIFLLRMGQRNLVVVSSPELAKEVLHTQGVEFGSRTRNVVFDIFTGKGQDMVFTVYGEHWRKMRRIMTVPFFTNKVVQQYRFGWEDEAARVVEDVRKNPEAATNGIVLRRRLQLMMYNNMYRIMFDTRFESEDDPLFVRLKALNGERSRLAQSFEYNYGDFIPILRPFLRGYLKICKEVKDRRLQLFKDHFVEERKKLGSTKSMNNDGLKCAIDHILDAQQKGEINEDNVLYIVENINVAAIETTLWSIEWGIAELVNHPEIQKKLRHELDTVLGPGNQITEPDTHKLPYLQAVIKETLRLRMAIPLLVPHMNLHDAKLGGYDIPAESKILVNAWWLANNPANWKNPEEFRPERFFEEEAKVEANGNDFRYLPFGVGRRSCPGIILALPILGITLGRLVQNFELLPPPGQSQIDTTEKGGQFSLHILKHSTIVAKPRQF
- the LOC108485244 gene encoding RING-H2 finger protein ATL73-like yields the protein MVTPQQRPHRLFLDMETAMPPSSLNSVVGTYNNESNFNDNMVIVLAALLCALICALGLNSAIRYVVRCGYSFGLWTSEQIPALDELPSTSTGLTKSALSQIPATAYESGLNLTVTDCSICLGDFAEGEKVRLVPKCSHVFHAMCIDTWLLSNSSCPLCRQALIYIVQDAGIS
- the LOC108486154 gene encoding non-specific lipid-transfer protein 1-like, with the translated sequence MGRSGKAKMGLMMLLLTVSMLVPHHCVGAAITCEQVTFLLIPCINYGVFGGTVAPSCCTGIKTLDAAAKTTEDRRKKCNCIKEGAAKIPGLNYDRVNEIPAKCGTTCPYKVTPDVDCSKVN